From Geitlerinema sp. PCC 9228, the proteins below share one genomic window:
- a CDS encoding caspase family protein, protein MKRREFVQTASWILATLGLESAGLAPFGQRYYQALAQPSRRKLALLVGINAYAEHPLKGCLQDLQLQKQLLVHRFGFAPEDVVLLTDGTATRATLESKFEEHLQGQASSEDLVLFHFSGYGRQLLDADLQKTTKQRSLEETTIWPGRALVLAGESPHLPLNELWSWMHRLPAEKLVTVLDTSFTYPGQGTQGLLRVRALPARENEASATRSAGGKGSATKPPGLVFLAADASQFAVEAHWYGFWAGLLSYTLTQNLWCGKSSDFFPRLLQRSASAVQQVWQYQKPQLWLPGDRPGWGSPKSSLTLDSWFSPQNQVPEGVDGAISGIDAKNGTATLWLGGLPGLVLENYGSSSVFSVVPQRNGSQTTTTQVQAIARDGLQAKVQPWQKPAPEGKSPSKSPAIESLQVGQLATEYIRVIPRSVSLTVALDTALQRIERVDATSAFSYYTEISAIVAGEQPADYLFSRVQLDRLAGPTTALLSPVQGSYALFSPAQELIPNTAGQGGEAIKTAVQRLLPRLKTLLAMKLLRLTNNVNSSRLGIRATLTAGDDYRQQVLLSQETRRVTENRAEPGASSAGKVESGFVSMPVGTEVQFQLENLSDRPVHFLFFGLNTNAKAIALCPFPLTASTSTEDLSNYAIQPGEIKTFPVPSSSYEWKLPGPPGLTETLLVCSRSPFKHAIEYLQIAQHSSVAGRPIGPLGNALEIAQAILQDLHEASRPAAQQVGVSSDYYAFDMDAWASFSFPYRLVSS, encoded by the coding sequence ATGAAACGACGGGAATTTGTCCAAACAGCCAGTTGGATATTAGCAACGCTGGGACTGGAATCGGCGGGATTGGCACCTTTTGGGCAGCGCTACTACCAAGCCCTCGCCCAGCCCAGTCGGCGCAAGCTAGCCTTGCTGGTGGGAATTAACGCATACGCCGAACATCCCCTCAAAGGGTGCCTGCAAGATTTGCAACTGCAAAAACAATTGCTGGTGCATCGCTTCGGGTTTGCCCCGGAAGATGTGGTGCTGCTTACCGATGGTACGGCTACCAGAGCAACGCTGGAAAGCAAGTTTGAGGAGCATTTGCAAGGGCAAGCCAGCTCAGAAGATTTGGTATTGTTCCACTTTAGCGGGTATGGTCGCCAGTTGCTGGATGCCGATCTCCAAAAAACCACCAAACAGCGATCGCTAGAGGAGACAACGATTTGGCCAGGTCGGGCTTTGGTCCTCGCCGGCGAGAGCCCCCATTTGCCTTTGAACGAGTTGTGGTCGTGGATGCATCGGCTGCCAGCGGAAAAACTGGTGACGGTTTTGGATACGAGCTTTACCTATCCAGGACAGGGGACCCAGGGATTGCTGCGCGTGCGTGCTTTGCCTGCCCGCGAGAACGAAGCCTCTGCCACACGGTCTGCTGGCGGGAAAGGGTCTGCCACCAAGCCCCCCGGACTGGTGTTTTTGGCTGCCGATGCTTCCCAGTTTGCGGTGGAAGCTCACTGGTACGGTTTTTGGGCCGGTTTGTTGAGCTATACCTTGACCCAAAACCTATGGTGTGGTAAAAGTAGCGATTTTTTCCCACGCTTGCTGCAACGCAGTGCTTCCGCCGTACAACAGGTGTGGCAGTACCAAAAACCGCAACTGTGGTTGCCTGGCGATCGCCCAGGGTGGGGCAGCCCCAAATCCTCTCTGACCCTCGATAGTTGGTTTTCTCCCCAAAATCAAGTACCGGAAGGGGTAGACGGCGCGATCTCTGGCATCGATGCCAAAAATGGAACCGCTACCCTATGGTTGGGTGGTTTGCCGGGGTTGGTGTTGGAAAACTACGGCAGTTCTTCTGTCTTTTCAGTGGTTCCCCAAAGGAATGGTTCCCAAACAACCACCACCCAAGTACAAGCCATCGCCCGCGACGGCTTGCAAGCCAAAGTACAACCCTGGCAAAAACCTGCCCCAGAAGGCAAATCTCCCTCCAAATCCCCCGCGATCGAATCCTTACAGGTGGGGCAACTGGCCACCGAATACATCCGCGTCATTCCCCGTTCCGTTAGCTTGACCGTCGCCCTCGATACCGCCCTGCAACGCATCGAGCGGGTAGATGCCACCAGCGCCTTTTCCTACTACACGGAAATTTCAGCTATTGTCGCTGGCGAACAACCTGCTGACTATCTCTTTAGTCGCGTACAGCTAGATCGCCTGGCTGGTCCAACTACGGCTTTGCTTTCACCAGTTCAAGGGAGCTATGCCTTATTCTCCCCAGCCCAAGAACTGATCCCCAACACTGCCGGTCAGGGGGGCGAAGCCATTAAAACTGCCGTACAGCGGTTGCTGCCCCGGTTAAAAACTCTGCTGGCCATGAAACTGCTGCGTTTGACCAACAACGTGAACTCTTCGCGCCTAGGCATTCGCGCCACCCTCACCGCCGGCGACGATTACCGCCAGCAAGTGCTGCTTTCCCAAGAAACCCGACGGGTCACGGAAAACCGAGCGGAACCGGGGGCTTCCAGTGCTGGCAAGGTGGAATCGGGCTTTGTTTCCATGCCGGTAGGAACCGAGGTGCAATTTCAGTTAGAAAATCTTTCCGACCGCCCGGTTCATTTTCTCTTTTTCGGACTCAATACCAATGCCAAAGCGATCGCTTTATGTCCGTTTCCCTTAACTGCTTCTACATCAACAGAAGATTTATCCAACTATGCCATCCAACCAGGAGAAATTAAAACCTTCCCCGTACCCTCTTCTTCTTACGAATGGAAACTACCCGGTCCGCCCGGACTGACGGAAACCTTACTGGTATGCAGCCGCTCGCCCTTTAAACATGCAATTGAATACTTGCAAATTGCCCAACACAGCAGCGTTGCCGGTCGTCCCATTGGACCTTTGGGCAATGCCCTGGAAATCGCCCAAGCCATTTTACAAGACCTCCACGAAGCCAGCCGCCCAGCTGCCCAACAAGTGGGGGTTTCTTCCGATTACTACGCCTTCGATATGGATGCTTGGGCCAGTTTTAGCTTTCCCTATCGGTTGGTAAGTAGTTAA
- the sat gene encoding sulfate adenylyltransferase, with the protein MNQKTEEIIAPHGGHLVQRVATPEEKQEFLDQAERLPRVRLSERSLSDLVTIAIGGFSPLAGFMDSDDYESVVREMRLANGLPWSIPITLPVSEEIADTLTEGKWVRLDDPNGRFVGVLELTQKYSYNKAHEAINVYRTDDTNHPGVKALYEQGSMYLAGPVWLLEREPHPQFPDYQIDPAESRRLFRERGWKTIVGFQTRNPIHRAHEYIQKCALEVVDGLFLHPLVGVTKSDDIPADVRMRCYEIMIDKYFPKDRVIMAINPASMRYAGPREAIFHALVRKNYGCTHFIVGRDHAGVGDYYGTFDAQKIFDEFDPQELGITPMRFEHAFYCTITKQMATVKTSPSTPEQRIHFSGTKVREMLRRGELPPPEFSRPEVAAELASAMQQK; encoded by the coding sequence TTGAACCAGAAAACAGAGGAGATTATTGCTCCCCACGGCGGTCATTTGGTCCAGCGTGTTGCCACGCCTGAAGAAAAACAAGAGTTCCTCGACCAAGCCGAACGTTTGCCTCGGGTACGCCTCAGCGAGCGATCGCTATCCGACCTGGTCACCATCGCCATTGGCGGTTTTAGTCCGTTGGCTGGGTTTATGGACTCCGACGATTACGAGTCTGTCGTTCGCGAAATGCGTTTGGCGAACGGTCTGCCTTGGTCGATTCCCATCACCTTGCCAGTCTCCGAAGAAATTGCCGATACCCTCACCGAAGGCAAATGGGTCCGCCTCGATGACCCCAACGGTCGGTTTGTCGGCGTTCTGGAACTGACACAAAAATATAGCTACAACAAAGCCCACGAGGCCATTAACGTCTACCGCACCGACGATACCAACCACCCCGGGGTCAAAGCCCTCTACGAGCAAGGGTCCATGTATCTCGCCGGACCAGTTTGGTTGCTAGAGCGCGAACCCCATCCCCAATTTCCCGACTATCAAATCGATCCCGCCGAATCCCGGCGTTTGTTCCGAGAACGCGGTTGGAAGACCATTGTCGGTTTCCAAACCCGCAATCCCATTCACCGCGCCCACGAATACATCCAAAAATGCGCCCTGGAAGTGGTCGATGGCTTGTTCCTACATCCGCTGGTGGGGGTCACCAAAAGCGACGACATTCCGGCGGACGTGCGCATGCGCTGTTACGAAATCATGATTGATAAATATTTCCCCAAAGACCGGGTAATTATGGCCATCAACCCGGCTTCCATGCGCTACGCCGGACCGCGAGAAGCTATTTTCCACGCCCTGGTGCGTAAAAACTACGGTTGCACCCATTTCATTGTCGGTCGCGACCACGCCGGCGTTGGAGACTATTACGGCACCTTCGACGCCCAGAAGATTTTCGACGAGTTCGACCCCCAAGAGCTGGGAATTACCCCCATGCGGTTCGAACATGCTTTTTACTGCACCATTACCAAGCAAATGGCTACTGTAAAAACCAGTCCCAGCACTCCCGAACAGCGGATTCACTTTTCGGGGACCAAAGTGCGAGAAATGCTGCGTCGCGGCGAACTACCGCCACCGGAGTTTTCTCGTCCGGAAGTTGCTGCCGAACTGGCGAGCGCTATGCAACAAAAATAG
- the mnmA gene encoding tRNA 2-thiouridine(34) synthase MnmA, with product MTKVVVGLSGGVDSSTTAAILHNRGYEVVGLTLWLMKGKGQCCSEGMVDAAYICEQLGIPHHVVDTREVFQENILDFLVQGYSSGVTPLPCSQCNKNVKFSSMLAYARDELGIDCMATGHYARIHYDEVTQRYQLRRAVDPQKDQSYFLYDMPQAILSRCLFPLGDQLKSQTRELAAKYQLHTASKPESQDLCLADHYGSMRQFLDQYIDHQVGEIVNTEGKVLGTHNGIHQFTIGQRKGLGVAAGKPLYVVALDADNNRVIVGDRESAHKRTCTVSGVNWVSIAQPTEPIRAQVQVRYRTQPATATITPQGDRVAITFDEPQFSITPGQAAVWYDGDLLLGGGVIERPQNTTQAETNPRETAQLAGEK from the coding sequence ATGACTAAGGTAGTGGTAGGTCTGTCTGGGGGCGTCGATAGTTCCACAACAGCAGCCATTCTCCACAATCGAGGATACGAAGTGGTGGGATTGACCCTGTGGCTGATGAAGGGCAAAGGACAGTGCTGTTCGGAAGGGATGGTCGATGCTGCCTATATTTGCGAGCAGCTGGGCATTCCCCACCACGTGGTGGATACCCGAGAGGTATTTCAAGAAAATATTTTGGATTTTTTGGTACAGGGGTATTCTTCCGGCGTCACGCCCCTGCCTTGTTCCCAGTGCAATAAAAACGTGAAATTTTCCTCCATGCTGGCGTATGCCCGCGACGAACTGGGCATCGATTGCATGGCCACGGGGCACTATGCCCGAATTCACTACGACGAAGTCACCCAACGATACCAACTGCGCCGGGCGGTAGACCCGCAAAAAGACCAGTCGTACTTTCTCTACGACATGCCCCAAGCCATCCTCTCCCGGTGTTTGTTTCCCCTAGGGGACCAACTCAAAAGCCAAACCCGCGAACTGGCGGCGAAGTATCAATTGCACACTGCCAGCAAGCCAGAAAGTCAGGATTTGTGCCTGGCGGACCATTACGGGTCCATGCGCCAATTTTTAGACCAATACATCGACCATCAAGTCGGGGAAATCGTCAATACCGAAGGCAAGGTTTTGGGTACCCACAACGGTATCCATCAGTTTACCATCGGCCAGCGCAAAGGTCTGGGCGTAGCTGCGGGCAAACCCCTGTACGTGGTGGCTTTGGATGCTGACAACAACCGCGTCATTGTCGGCGATCGCGAAAGTGCCCACAAGCGGACTTGTACGGTATCCGGCGTCAACTGGGTTTCCATTGCCCAACCCACAGAACCCATCCGCGCCCAAGTGCAAGTACGCTACCGTACCCAGCCAGCCACAGCAACCATCACGCCACAAGGCGACCGGGTGGCAATTACCTTTGACGAACCGCAATTTAGCATTACCCCCGGACAAGCAGCCGTATGGTACGACGGTGACTTGTTGCTAGGTGGTGGGGTCATCGAACGCCCCCAAAACACCACTCAGGCGGAAACCAACCCTCGCGAAACCGCTCAATTGGCTGGGGAAAAATAA
- a CDS encoding Tab2/Atab2 family RNA-binding protein, which translates to MSTTWELDFYSRPIVDENNKKIWELLVCESPMEVARDPDSLFRFAKYCPSNQVNSIWLTSALQEAIDQAPSPPVRIRFFRRQMNNMISKACKDMGLQAVPSQRTVALSCWLQERMEKVYPQDPNFQESAMNAPGVRFNAPTPQPLPDAMRGEKWGFVSLPAQEFQQMSAWEISFGEGFPLSLLDIDPKTPVPGLIVFSRRATPLAAWMSGLELDAIAFHEWASQLVLATGFSEAWILAQLNDDTTRQEAQGFQQLKEKAGGLHFLAVQSDPNSESFAGFWLLQELDLA; encoded by the coding sequence ATGAGCACTACTTGGGAACTCGACTTTTACTCGCGTCCCATTGTGGACGAAAATAACAAAAAAATTTGGGAACTTTTGGTCTGCGAAAGTCCGATGGAGGTCGCACGGGACCCGGATTCGTTGTTTCGCTTTGCCAAATACTGCCCCAGCAATCAAGTCAACTCTATCTGGTTGACCTCGGCATTGCAAGAAGCTATCGACCAAGCCCCATCACCGCCGGTGCGAATTCGTTTCTTTCGCCGGCAAATGAACAACATGATTAGCAAAGCTTGCAAAGATATGGGCTTGCAGGCGGTTCCCAGCCAGCGAACCGTAGCCCTCAGCTGCTGGTTGCAAGAACGCATGGAAAAGGTCTATCCCCAAGACCCCAATTTTCAGGAATCGGCGATGAATGCCCCGGGGGTACGTTTCAATGCCCCCACCCCCCAACCCCTACCGGATGCCATGCGGGGGGAAAAATGGGGCTTTGTCAGTTTGCCTGCCCAGGAATTTCAGCAAATGAGCGCATGGGAAATTTCTTTTGGGGAGGGATTTCCGCTATCGCTGCTGGATATCGATCCTAAAACCCCAGTTCCCGGCTTGATTGTTTTTTCCCGTCGTGCCACGCCCCTGGCGGCTTGGATGTCGGGATTGGAGTTGGATGCGATCGCATTTCACGAGTGGGCATCGCAGTTGGTGCTGGCGACTGGTTTTAGCGAAGCTTGGATTTTGGCACAGCTAAATGATGATACTACCCGCCAGGAAGCACAAGGGTTCCAGCAGTTGAAAGAAAAAGCAGGGGGCTTGCATTTTTTGGCGGTGCAGTCAGACCCCAATTCCGAGTCTTTTGCGGGATTTTGGTTACTGCAAGAGTTGGATTTGGCTTAA
- a CDS encoding TldD/PmbA family protein translates to MGSAKGNAENLADTLIALAKRSGAQAAEVFQSRSQARPVFFEANRLKHLESNESEGTALRLWRDGCPGLAVAHGEVDPQALVDRAIAISKLNPPEEIELHEGIEGRYPDVGQSVGLEQLVEWGQEAIAQVRPAYPEVLCQAEFTCETETTTLTNSQGLYCSQTDTTLSSYFAAEWVRGDDFLTVEDGQTQRDSLDPKALTRNVLQRLSWAQTNVQPILGRVPILFTSKAADMLWETIQEALNGKRALEKATPWYDRLGYAVLSPAITLYQDPKAGPFSCPFDDEGTPTSKLTFVEDGVLKLFYCDRATSRAWGWEHPPGGSDGLHPTGNGFRPSLGSYPTPGLYNFLVKPGERGLSQMMADLNEGIIVDQMLGGEIGLSGDFSINVELGYCIRGGEAIGRIKDTMVAGNIYKALNQLVYLGNDAEWNGAIYTPSLVVDGLTVTGRCS, encoded by the coding sequence ATGGGTTCTGCCAAGGGGAATGCCGAAAACCTAGCAGATACGTTAATAGCGCTGGCCAAACGTTCTGGTGCCCAAGCGGCGGAGGTGTTCCAGTCGCGATCGCAAGCCAGACCGGTCTTTTTTGAAGCCAATCGTTTGAAGCATTTGGAAAGCAACGAGTCGGAAGGTACGGCTTTGCGGTTGTGGCGCGATGGTTGCCCGGGATTGGCGGTAGCCCATGGAGAGGTCGATCCCCAGGCGTTGGTAGACCGCGCGATCGCCATTAGCAAGCTCAATCCCCCTGAAGAAATTGAACTCCATGAAGGCATCGAGGGCAGGTATCCGGATGTGGGGCAAAGTGTCGGTCTGGAACAGTTAGTGGAATGGGGGCAAGAGGCGATCGCGCAAGTACGACCAGCCTATCCGGAAGTGCTGTGCCAAGCTGAGTTTACCTGCGAGACGGAAACCACCACCCTCACCAATTCCCAAGGTTTGTATTGCTCCCAAACCGACACGACTCTCAGCAGCTATTTTGCCGCCGAGTGGGTCCGCGGCGATGATTTTCTCACGGTGGAAGACGGGCAAACCCAGCGCGACTCCCTCGATCCCAAAGCCCTCACCCGCAACGTTTTGCAGCGTTTGTCGTGGGCGCAAACCAACGTGCAACCGATTTTGGGGCGGGTACCGATTTTGTTTACTTCCAAAGCCGCCGATATGCTCTGGGAAACGATCCAAGAGGCGTTAAACGGCAAACGTGCCCTGGAAAAAGCCACGCCTTGGTACGACCGCTTGGGATATGCCGTACTGTCGCCAGCCATTACCCTCTACCAAGACCCCAAGGCCGGTCCGTTTAGCTGTCCTTTTGACGATGAGGGCACCCCCACCAGCAAGCTAACTTTTGTGGAAGATGGGGTTTTAAAATTATTCTACTGCGATCGCGCTACCAGCAGAGCTTGGGGATGGGAACATCCCCCCGGGGGCAGTGATGGGTTGCATCCCACAGGCAACGGATTTCGCCCCAGTTTGGGCAGCTATCCCACCCCTGGTTTGTATAATTTTCTAGTAAAACCGGGCGAGCGGGGTTTATCCCAAATGATGGCAGACCTCAACGAAGGCATCATTGTGGACCAAATGTTGGGCGGTGAAATTGGCCTGTCCGGGGATTTTTCTATTAATGTAGAGTTAGGCTACTGCATCCGCGGTGGCGAAGCAATCGGTCGGATTAAAGACACCATGGTGGCAGGCAATATTTACAAAGCCCTCAACCAACTGGTGTATCTAGGCAACGACGCCGAGTGGAATGGTGCCATTTATACCCCTTCTCTGGTAGTAGATGGGTTAACTGTTACCGGACGTTGTTCGTAG
- a CDS encoding chloride channel protein: MPSTWIKPKRLALIEACIIGVISGLAAVFLKQGTGWLGSFRLQASEGWGAWLILPLVGGLGGWLAGWLVQQFAQETSGTGVPQVKAALNGIPIALDGRVALVKLASTTVTLAAGFPLGRQGPTVQVGAALAAWLSRWIPTSPDYRRQLIAAGAAAGLAAGFNAPIAGVLFVVEELLQDLSSLTLGPAILASFVGAVVSRLLGGDGIDLNLEMTAQPSTSFSAVEIPFYLFLGLLAGVLGSFFQRGVLGGLTFTNKVLHWSLPQAMAIAGFACGAIVSMLPPLFWNNTGLREMIVTGEASVSTAAIAFFTHFLLTILVASSGAPGGLFAPSLVVGAALGYMVGVFQMEWLGVASPITYALAGMGTFFCAVSKTPIAAVTIVFEITTDFNVVLPLMIGSVVAYLVAERMTTESLYDRILELKGYRRRSRRLATNNLLTQLRARDVMQRRVETLPSDMTLDRVAEIFSRSRHRGLPVVENGQLVGILTQSDLAERYTAPHLKVSDIMTPHPLTVTPTDTLQEVLYLLTRYRVSRLPVTEGRRLVGIITRSDIIRAESEYVSQEVSLEGKLEPSYKVYQTRAPATGRGRILVPLANPETASGLLHMAAAIAREREYELECLHVIRIPSHNSPMETAVDIEPGKQLVNQATAIGEKWEISVHTQIRIANRVSHAILETIKERHIDILLIGWKGNTVTPGRLFGNAVDILLQQAPCDVVLVSGLFANKGSFKTLATGEQNNFTTPLLFNRWLVPVRGGVNSKAALELLPALLTFSNHPYIRLCQIFDPAAGSGWNPEDRQRPLAAQEASAYLKALKTFQNKSATSTVAAASVPGTSVADAVIKIANNNAYDVVLLGASREGMLQQAIKGNIPAAIASGCRCTTIVVRKCD, translated from the coding sequence GTGCCATCTACATGGATCAAACCAAAACGTTTAGCGCTGATTGAAGCTTGCATTATTGGCGTCATCTCCGGACTGGCGGCAGTATTTCTCAAGCAAGGAACTGGCTGGCTGGGAAGCTTTCGACTGCAAGCTTCTGAAGGATGGGGCGCTTGGCTAATTTTACCCCTGGTCGGCGGCTTGGGAGGATGGCTGGCTGGTTGGTTGGTGCAGCAGTTTGCCCAAGAAACCAGCGGTACAGGGGTTCCCCAGGTCAAAGCAGCACTGAATGGAATTCCCATTGCCCTCGACGGTCGGGTGGCGTTGGTGAAGCTGGCATCGACGACGGTGACCCTGGCGGCGGGATTTCCCTTGGGCAGGCAAGGTCCTACCGTCCAAGTGGGGGCTGCCCTGGCGGCTTGGCTGAGTCGTTGGATTCCCACGTCGCCAGATTATCGCCGTCAGTTAATTGCAGCGGGAGCAGCGGCTGGTTTGGCGGCGGGATTTAATGCCCCGATTGCTGGGGTTTTATTTGTTGTAGAAGAACTTTTACAGGACTTATCCAGCCTCACCTTGGGACCGGCGATTTTGGCTTCTTTTGTGGGGGCTGTGGTTTCTCGTTTGTTAGGGGGAGACGGCATTGATTTGAATTTGGAGATGACCGCCCAGCCGAGTACCAGTTTTTCGGCGGTGGAAATTCCTTTTTACTTATTTTTGGGATTGCTGGCGGGGGTATTGGGCAGTTTTTTCCAAAGGGGCGTTTTGGGCGGTCTTACGTTTACCAATAAAGTGTTGCATTGGAGTTTGCCCCAAGCTATGGCGATCGCGGGATTTGCTTGCGGTGCGATCGTCAGCATGTTACCGCCGCTATTTTGGAACAATACTGGTTTGCGAGAAATGATCGTCACCGGCGAAGCCAGCGTCTCCACCGCCGCGATCGCATTTTTTACCCACTTTTTGCTTACCATTTTGGTCGCCAGTTCTGGAGCGCCGGGGGGATTGTTTGCTCCTTCCTTAGTTGTGGGAGCGGCTTTGGGCTATATGGTCGGGGTTTTTCAAATGGAGTGGTTGGGCGTCGCTTCACCCATCACATACGCCCTAGCAGGGATGGGCACTTTTTTCTGTGCTGTTTCCAAAACCCCCATTGCTGCGGTAACAATTGTTTTTGAAATTACCACCGATTTTAATGTGGTTCTGCCTTTGATGATTGGGTCGGTGGTGGCTTACTTGGTGGCAGAACGCATGACCACAGAATCCCTCTACGATCGCATTTTAGAACTAAAAGGCTACCGGCGGCGATCGCGGCGGCTGGCTACCAACAACTTGCTCACTCAACTGCGGGCACGGGATGTCATGCAGCGGCGTGTGGAAACTCTCCCCAGCGATATGACCTTAGACCGGGTGGCAGAAATCTTTTCGCGATCGCGCCATCGGGGATTGCCGGTGGTGGAAAACGGCCAACTGGTAGGCATCCTCACCCAAAGCGACCTAGCAGAACGCTATACCGCCCCACATCTGAAAGTAAGTGATATCATGACCCCCCATCCCCTCACCGTTACACCAACGGATACTTTGCAGGAAGTGCTATACCTGCTCACGCGCTACCGCGTCAGCCGCCTACCAGTTACCGAGGGGCGTCGCTTGGTGGGCATTATCACCCGCAGCGATATTATTCGTGCCGAGTCGGAATATGTGAGCCAAGAAGTTTCCCTGGAAGGCAAATTAGAACCTTCTTACAAAGTCTACCAAACCCGTGCCCCTGCCACCGGCCGCGGTCGCATTTTGGTACCCCTTGCCAATCCCGAGACAGCCAGTGGTTTGTTGCACATGGCAGCAGCGATCGCGCGAGAGCGGGAATACGAATTAGAATGTCTGCATGTGATTCGCATTCCTTCCCATAACTCACCGATGGAAACAGCGGTTGATATAGAACCAGGTAAGCAGTTGGTCAACCAAGCCACTGCCATAGGTGAAAAGTGGGAAATTTCCGTACACACGCAAATCCGCATCGCCAATCGCGTTTCCCACGCAATTTTAGAAACCATCAAGGAGCGTCATATAGATATCCTACTTATTGGATGGAAGGGCAATACAGTAACCCCCGGGCGGTTATTTGGCAATGCGGTGGATATTCTGCTGCAGCAAGCTCCTTGCGATGTGGTGTTGGTTTCCGGGTTGTTTGCGAATAAGGGGTCTTTCAAAACGCTAGCCACTGGTGAGCAGAACAATTTTACTACACCCCTGCTGTTCAATCGCTGGTTGGTGCCCGTGCGTGGTGGTGTCAATTCCAAAGCAGCTTTGGAGTTGCTACCGGCTTTGCTCACCTTTAGCAACCATCCCTATATTCGTCTTTGCCAGATTTTCGATCCGGCGGCGGGCTCAGGGTGGAACCCAGAAGATAGGCAGCGACCTCTAGCCGCTCAGGAAGCGTCTGCCTATTTAAAAGCATTAAAGACATTTCAAAATAAGTCGGCTACATCTACGGTGGCTGCGGCTAGCGTTCCCGGTACTTCTGTAGCCGATGCGGTAATTAAAATTGCCAATAATAACGCTTACGATGTGGTTTTGCTCGGTGCCAGTCGCGAAGGTATGTTGCAACAGGCGATTAAAGGCAATATCCCCGCAGCAATCGCTTCTGGATGTCGCTGTACTACGATCGTCGTACGCAAGTGCGATTGA
- a CDS encoding Mo-dependent nitrogenase C-terminal domain-containing protein has translation MYLANRETHQSPQPYISNKFLAIPTQIRPLQPIRQWLENLEINTPELARSICQMIPAQCPFARDIQIAGRTLIRIPPLCKLNPLYEELICLRFRALCYLVEECGEDVSI, from the coding sequence ATGTACCTAGCAAATAGAGAAACCCACCAATCCCCCCAACCCTACATCTCAAACAAATTTCTAGCCATCCCCACCCAGATTCGTCCCCTGCAACCAATCCGCCAATGGCTAGAAAACTTAGAAATCAATACCCCCGAACTTGCCCGCTCGATCTGCCAGATGATTCCCGCTCAGTGTCCGTTTGCGCGAGATATTCAAATCGCCGGACGAACCCTGATTCGCATTCCCCCTTTATGCAAACTAAACCCCCTGTACGAAGAACTTATCTGCCTGCGTTTTCGGGCTTTGTGCTACTTGGTAGAAGAATGTGGAGAAGATGTTTCGATCTAA